From one Acidobacteriota bacterium genomic stretch:
- a CDS encoding lysozyme: MANFTYSAVGLALTKQFEGCVLTAYQDQVGVWTIGYGHTGTDVKQGLTITEDQASILLAADVAWALTCVNKFVTSNINQNQFDAMVDFVFNLGCASLGQSTLLRLVNAGDFSDAAPQFLRWNRAGGKVVAGLTKRRQAEMNLFTGITAAATSSTLPPP; this comes from the coding sequence ATGGCAAACTTCACATACAGCGCGGTGGGGCTGGCTCTTACCAAACAATTTGAGGGGTGTGTTCTGACCGCATATCAGGACCAGGTCGGCGTATGGACGATCGGCTACGGCCACACCGGCACCGACGTCAAGCAGGGCCTGACGATCACCGAAGACCAGGCCTCCATCCTGCTTGCCGCCGATGTGGCGTGGGCCCTCACCTGCGTCAACAAGTTTGTTACCTCGAACATCAACCAGAACCAGTTCGACGCGATGGTGGACTTCGTCTTCAACCTCGGCTGCGCCAGCCTAGGCCAGTCCACGCTTCTGCGGCTGGTCAACGCTGGCGACTTCAGCGATGCCGCGCCGCAGTTTCTCCGCTGGAACAGAGCAGGCGGCAAGGTCGTGGCAGGACTCACAAAGCGGCGTCAGGCAGAGATGAATTTGTTTACAGGCATCACTGCCGCCGCGACCAGTTCAACTCTGCCCCCGCCATGA
- a CDS encoding GatB/YqeY domain-containing protein, producing MAIAQKIDADIIAAMKAKEEHRLTTLRMVKSALKNKAIDKRAELTDAEESQILTTLIKQRKESVESFTKGNRPELAEKERIEIAMIEGYLPQAAGEDEVRAVVVAAIAEVAAATGNKPGPRDMGTVMKAAQQKIAAAALRADGKLVSELVKAELAK from the coding sequence ATGGCAATTGCCCAGAAGATCGACGCCGACATCATCGCGGCCATGAAAGCAAAGGAAGAGCACCGGCTGACGACCCTCCGCATGGTGAAGTCCGCGCTCAAGAACAAGGCCATCGACAAGCGCGCCGAGCTGACCGACGCCGAGGAGTCGCAGATACTGACCACCCTGATCAAGCAGCGCAAGGAGTCGGTGGAGAGCTTCACCAAAGGCAACCGCCCGGAGCTCGCCGAGAAAGAGCGCATCGAGATCGCGATGATCGAGGGCTACCTGCCCCAGGCCGCAGGCGAAGACGAGGTCCGCGCCGTCGTCGTTGCAGCCATCGCCGAGGTGGCCGCCGCCACCGGCAACAAGCCCGGCCCGCGCGACATGGGCACCGTCATGAAGGCCGCGCAACAGAAGATCGCCGCAGCCGCACTGCGCGCCGACGGCAAGCTCGTCAGCGAACTGGTGAAGGCAGAGCTGGCAAAGTAG